GTGCACGGCACCCGGCCGGCCACCCCATGGCCGACCCTGCTGGCCCGCCACCTGGCGGACCCCGCCAAATACCCGCGCGAGCGGGCCGAGGCGGACTTCCACAACCAGGCCCGCGTCAACGCGATGCGGATGCACAACGCGGCCAGCTACGGCGCCGCCCACCTCAGCCCTGGGGAGCTGGAGATGTTCCAGGCAGGCCCGATGGCCTACCAGCACTACAGCGCCACCACCGCCGTGTGCGGCGACGCCCTGCTCACGCCGGACGGGCACAAGTTCGCATCCGCGAGCGACGCCCTCACCCACCGGGTGACCTACCTCGAGCAGGCGACCCGGTACCTCGACACCATCGAGGCCGACCAGCGGCTGCTCGCCGTCGCCCTGTAGCACCACCGGATCTGGAACCGGTCGGGCACTGCCACCCATCCCTCTTCCCTGGGATCGGCGGCGGCCCGACCGGCTCCACCCCATTGCACCCGCGCCGCGCTGCGCACCAGCAGCAGACGCGACCTCTGCAGCCGCGTCCCTGAGCGTCCCGGCCCTGCGACGCACACACCCTCCGCGACGAGTGCGGCCACACCCCCACACGACATTGACCACAACCTGAACCACGCCCGCCTGCACTACATCCGACCCGCTCCTGCGGGCCATCCGCCGTACCCACGGGGGGCCAAAGCGGCGTGGCGTGGACCCACTGCCGGCCCCGTATGGCACCCGCCCGGCGCCCCGGGCTGGGGCTCCCTGCAAGCCCGGCCGGCGAACGGCCGACCTTTCCCTCTTCCCCTATCAGGAGGTTCCTTCGCCATGTCCAACCGACTGTGGTTCCGCGTCGACGACGTCCTGCCCCTCGCCGAACACGCCGCCGCCACCCACGCCCACCTGAAGACCCGGCAGCAGTACCGGGCCGACGTCCCGGACCAGGCCGCGCTCATCTGGTCCCACGACACCGACGGTGACTGGCTGTCCTCCAACGGGATCCCCCGCTGGTACGACGCCGACGGCGCCGACCACCGGGCCCTCGCCGAAACCTGGACCCACACCGCCACCGGCGCCACCGGCAACCCGGTCCCCGCCGACGACGGGCACGGATTCCTGCCCCTACACGCCGACCACGTCGACGGCCGGCGGGACCTGCTCGACCTGCTCCGCTACGCCCGCCGCCACGGGATGCACTGGTTCGGGTTACACCCCGACCCGGCGAGCGAGGCCACCGGCGACCGCCACCGCATCTCCCGCCACCGCGGCGACATCTTCCCACCGCTGTCCACCTGGATCCCGGCGGCCGTCACCTGCGACGTGGTCGGCGGCGGCACCTACCGCGCCATGGTCGCCACCGGCTACACCACCCTCACCCGCACCGGGCTGCTGTGCCGCTTCCCCCGGTTCGCGGTGCAGCGCATGGCCGCCCACCTCGACGCCCTCTACCCCGGTGACATGCCCGGGGAGCACCCCCGGCTGCGGTTCGACGGCGACGAGGTCGCCGTCGAGTGGGAGAACGACGACGGCCTGGACAGTCGCTGGTTCGAGGACGACCGGGTCACCCCGGACGCCAACCGTTGCTACGCCATCGGCGCCTACCAGTGGCCATGGGCCCTCGTCGCGTCCGAGGCGACCTCCCGCGCCGCCGACCCGACGGACCGGTCGCGGTGATCGTCGACGAGGTGTTCCACCAGGGCGGCCCTGGCAGCTACGAGCTGACCCGGGTGCACCACACCGACGGGTACGTCCTGCGGGTGCGGGTCTACCGCGACAGCTACGCAAAGCAGAGCACAGCGGTCGCCGAGGTCCTCACCCCTCTGTTCACCTGGACGATCATCGCCAGCAGCCCCGGTAGCGGCTGGCAGCGCACTACCCCGATCACCTCACCCGACGTGACGCCGCTGATCCCGGTCGCCGACGAGGTGCTGCAGCGGGCGCGGCGGATCCTTCCCGTGCCGCCGCCGTTCACCACGCCCGGCCGGTAACCCGCCAAGGCCACGCCCTCCCGCGCCGCACTGCCCGCCCGGTCGCACCTCACGCACCAGCGGACCCAGCCCGGCGCCGCGTCTTCCGAACCTCATCCGCCCGCCGCACCACGGCGGGCTGATCAGCGCGTCCACGGCCCACCGCCGCTGACGCGCTTTCGCACTTGCACGACCTGGCCGATGCCCGGCCACCCGCGCACTCGCGCACACCCGGGCACGGCCGTGCCCGGGTTCCCACCCCCGCAGAAGGGAACCCCATGACATCCACCAGCAGACCCCGCGTCGCCGTCGTTGGCGGCAGCCTCACCGGCCCGGTCACCGCGTTGCTGTTGCTGCACGCCGGATTCGACGACGTCACCGTCTTTGAGGCGGCACCGGCGTCCGCGCCCCTGGGCGGCGGCCTCATCGGTCTGGAACACCCCGCCCTCGACGTGCTCGACCGCCTCGACATCGGCCAGCACGAGTTCGTCGCCCATGACTCCGAGGCCATCGTCCAGATGACCATCCGCGACCGCCACCCCGCCGAGACGATCCGGCGTACCTACCCGGGGCGGAACACCACCTGGACCCTGCTGCACCACGCACTGACACGCCGCCTACCTGCCGGTGTCCTGCACTCCGGCATGAAGGTCACCGCCCTGGCCGAGCAGGCCGGCCAGCCGGTGCTGCGGTTCCGCGACGGCCACACCGCACCCGCCGACCTGGTCGTGTTCGCCGACGGCCGGTCCTCCACCGGCCGCCGCCTCCTCGACCCTGATCGGACCCTGCGGTACGCCGGCTACGTCGCCCACCGCGGCATCGCCGACATCACCCCCCAGCCCGGCCTGCGGGACTTCCTGCGGCTGCAGCCCTGCCCCGGTGCGCAGTTCAACCTCGCCCCGGTACCCGGCGGCTGCGACTGGACCTTCTACCTCAACTGCACCAGCACCGAGTACGCGCAGCGGTTCGGCGCCGACCCCACCCGCCGAGTCTTCGCCCTACCCCGACACGTCAGCCCCGCCGCCCGCACCCACGTCGACACCCACGCCGACCAGCTCCTCCCGGCCGACCACGCCGCCGTCGTCCACGCCACCACCACCCGCATGGCGGTGCCAGTCCTCGACATCACCCCACCGGACCGCATGGTCTGGCCCGTCGGCGGCGGCCACGCCGTCCTGCTCGGCGACGCCCTCGCCCCCGTCCGCCCGCACACCGCCCGCGGCGCCAACAACGGCATCGAACAAGCCGCCGGCCTAGCCGCCGCCCTCACCCAGCACCGCAAGTACGGCGCCGACCTCACCGCCGCCCTGCACGGCTGGCAACGCCGACACCTGCCCGCCGCCGTCGCCGCCGTACACCGCGGGCCCGCCATCGGCCACCGACTCGGCCTCGGCACCCACCAAACCGCCCAGTAACCCACCCCTCGAAGGAAAGGAGGTGGCCCTCGTGGCCACCAAGACCACCGCGATCGTCGTCGACGACCTCGACGGCTCCACCGACGACGTCGGCACCTACCAGTTCGCCTTCAACGGCATCACCTACGAGATCGACCTGTCCGCCGGCAACTTCGACCGGATGGCCGCTGCCTTCGGCCCGTTCATCACGGCCGGACGCCGCCTGCCGAAACAGACCCGCGCACGGCGGCAGCACGGCACCGCGACCGGCCGCACCCAGAGCCAGGAGATCCGCACCTGGTGGTGGACCGCGAACTGGCAGGAGCTGAACCTGCCCCGGCCACGAACCGGGGGCGTCATCCCCGCCACGGTCCGCGACGCCTACCACGCCGCGCACTGACCCCCTGTCACCAGCAGGCCGCCCGGCGAGCGTTCGCCGGGCGGCGCACCTGTCCGCGTCGCCGGAGTCCCGCACTCCGGGCAAACGACTTGATCAATGCCCGATCCGAAGCGTGCATCAGTGCACGCGCCTCACTCATCGACCCCTGCCGACGGCAGGAGAAAGGGGCCCGCGCCCATGACCAGCACCCCCACCAACACGGCCGCACCAGCACCACTGGCACCCAGCGTCGCGAAGGTCCTCGCCGCGCTGCACCGCCTCGGCGAAGCCACCGCCGCCGCCATCGCCACCGAAGCCGGCCTCGGCTACTCCACCACCACCCCGAAACTGCGCACCCTGGAAACCGCGGGACTGGCCGAGCCCAGCCGAAACGACACCGGACGCAGCCTGTGGCGGCTGACCGACACCGGCCGCGCGCACGTCGAGCAGGGCGAGCACGACGAGCCCGCACCGGAATCCTCCACCTCAGACGTGGACACAGTCACCACCGCCGCGGAACTCGAGCCACGCGGCGACGACACGCAGGTAGCCGGAGATGCCGCCGGGCAGGACCACGACGAGCAACCAGCCGCCGAGATTCCCGCCGACGGGCAGCCGGACGCCGCCCAGGAGCAAGCATCGCCGGCTGCTGGTGACGTCGAGGCCGCACCCGACGAGGCCGCTGAAGCCGAGGACACCGAAACCGACCACGGCGACGATGACGACCGCTCGACTGCCGACCCCGACGTGCCGGGCGCGACCGACGACACCGACCCGGCCACCGGAACGACGCCCGCAGCGAACGACACGGACGTCAGACCGGCCACACCGGATGGTGGCCCTGCCGGCGGGGCCACCGACAGCACCACGGGCGACCCCGCCCCGGAAGCACCCGCCGCTACGCCGGCCACGGAGGCGGCGGGCGATTCGGCACAGCCCTCTACCCGGCGGGCGTCGGGCTCCCTGCGCGGCGCGGTCCTCGACATCCTCGAGGCCAACCCCGGCCAGCAGTACAAGGTCAGCGAGCTGTGCAAGCTGGTCGACCGGGCCAACGAGGGAACCGGCGCGAAGAAGGCCAGCGCGGGCGCGGTCCACAACGCCGCCGTGAAACTCGTCGGGACCGGGCGGGCGGTCCTGGCCGCCGAGAAACCCGCCACCTTCGCCCTCGCCGACACCACCGCCTGAACGACCCCGCCAGCCGGTAGCCCGGGGGCGGGCGTCGAACTTCCCGGAACCACGCCCGCCCCCGGTGCTCCTTCACAGACAAGGAGCTCCCGAAGTGTCTCCCATCCTGACCTCGATCGTCACCGCAGCCGGTGGAATCCTCGCCGGTCTCGCCCTCGCCGCGGCGCTGCTCTGGCGCCAGCAGCAGGCGCTAACCCGCGCCCGCTACGCCGCCGACCACGACGACACCACCGGCCTGCCCAACCGGCGGGCCCTGCTCGCCGCCCTCACCCGCGCCACACACGCCGATGCCCCGTTCGGGCTCGTCCTGCTCGACCTCGACGGCTTCAAAGCCGTCAACGACACCCTCGGCCACGAGGCCGGCAACGACGTCCTCACGGAGGTCGGCCGACGGCTGGCCGCCCTGCGAGGACCGGTGCGGCTCGCCGCGCGGCTGTCGGGCGACGAGTTCGCCCTGCTGGTCACCGGCGGCCCCGACGACGTGGCGGCCACCGCCCGCGCCGCCTGGCGGGCGGTCGGCCGCCACCCCGTCGACCTCGGCACGCACGCGGTGGCCTTGCGCGCCAGCGTCGGGCACACCAGCGCCGCCCTCGGCGTCAGCCCGCGCACCCTGCTGCACCAGGCCGACATCGCCATGTACCAGGCCAAACAAACCGGAACCGGGGTCCACGGCGCCACCGCCACCACCGGCCACACCGGACCGCCGCCAGGTACCCGCCTGCGAGACCTGCGCCGCCGCCGCTGACCGCTCACGGACACACCAAGAGGACCTCGCGCCCGTCGACGTGCGCGAGGTCCTCACCGTGCCCCGCTCTTATCTGCCCAGCCCTGCTTTCCCTCTCCTCGGCGTCGGTCGCCGAGACCCCGTTAAGGAGCGCATCCGCCATGAGTAGCCCCCACACGTTCACCGTCGGCGACCGGGTGACCATCGACCCGACCGTGGCCCGCGCCAGCACCCGGGGCGTCACCTACCGCGTCACCCGGCTGCTGCCGGTCAACGTCATCGTCGAACCCGTCGACGGCGGCCGACCGGTGAAGGTCAACCCCACCTACCTACGGCCCGCCCCCACGGCGGACAGCACCACCACAACCGACAGCAGCAGCACCGGCGGCGGCACCCACAGCGGCGAGTGGACCATGAACCACGAGGCGCCGCTGCACCCGGGCACCCTCGTCACTGTCGCCGGCCCGGGCTGGAAGCAGCCTCCCGGCGAGCTGTACGTGGTGCTACGCGACACCGGGACCGGCCGCGTCTCCCTCGTCCCGCTCGGCGGCAACAACGGCCGCTACTGGCGCGGCGTCTCCCGCCACCTGCTCACCATCGTCGACCCCACCCGCGTACGCCTCGACTCCGAACAGACCACCTGAACCACGACTTCACGCTGCCGTGTCGGGCGGGCAAGGTTCTGCCCGCCCGACACGACTTGACCTTCGTCGAGAGATGAGCGTCGATCAGCGCTGGCCGCCGGCCATCGTGCGGACATCAGCACTCCCAAGGGCTCCGACGCGAGTCGGGCGGCGACCGCGCATGCCCGCGATCCGCCGACCGAAGGGCCACCCGCCATGGCACACCGCGCACAGCCCAAGGGCCGCAACCGGCGTCCCAGCGACCGCACCGCCGTACCGGACGACGTCACCGACAGGCTCCTGTGGGCCCTCGCGGTCGACGTCGCCGCCGCCCACCAACTCGGACCCGACGGCGCCTGCACGAACCTGCAGTGCCGCGGGCAGCAGGGCCCCTGCTGGGCGCTGCGCACCGCCCGCCGCGCCGAACAACACGCCCGCCGCGCCCCTGCCACCCTCGCCCCGGCGCCCCCGCCGCCGTCGCCGCGCCCGGTCGGGGTCGTACGGGGACGCGCCCCCGTGCCCGCCCCGCCGCGCCGCTTCACCGGCTGGTTCACCCCCGCCCGCCCGCCGGCACCCCTGACACGGTCCGCGCCCGTACCGGACGCGGTGCCGCCTGAATCCCGCGTCTACCGGCATCCACCCGTGGCGGCGCTGGCCGCCTGAGCACGCACCTGGAGGTGCACAGTGAACTTCCTACCGAACGACACACTCGCCGGCTACGCCCGCACCGCCGTCGACCTGCGCACCCGCATGGTCGACTACCACCGCAGCCCGCTCGCGGCGAAGTACCTGCAGGCGTTCTTCGGCAGCCGCCTCGCCAACCACTCCAGCCCCAGCCCAGCGGGCATGGCGAAGGTCCTCACCGCGGTGCGCGCCATCACCGCCAACCCGTGGCGGCACGGCGAGCCGTACGTCATCGCCCCCGCGATGACCGCGATCATCGCCGCCGCCGCGGCGGCCCTCGACCTGACCGGCGAGGTACTCCCCGCCGACATCGCCCCCGACGACGGCGGGGTGCTGTTCCTCCCCGAACCGATCTACCACCGCAACCTCCGCGGCGAGGTGTCCTCCATCGGTGCGATCACCTGGGCCCGCACCACCAACACCGGCAGCGGCCGGTCGTTCTGGGCCATCGCCGGCTGGGCCGACCACCACGACGCGCACGACCCGGCGGCCGTCCGCCGCCGGCAGCAGCTCGCCGACCGGCCCGACCTCGCCCGACAGTTCGGCCCCCTACGTGCTGACCGACTTCACCGAGATCCCCATCGGCCAACCCGTCGACCCCCGCCCCGACCTGCCCGTCCTCGACGGAGACGACCATGACTGGGAACCGGCGCCCGACGGCCGGTTCTGCATCGACGAGACCACCACCCCGATGCGGGCCTGCGCCGCTGCTGACCGACTTCACCGAGATCCCCATCGGCCAACCCGTCGACCCCCGCCCCGACCTGCCCGTCCTCGACGGAGACGACCATGACTGGGAACCGGCGCCCGACGGCCGGTTCTGCATCGACGAGACCACCACCCCGATGCGGGCCTGCGCCGCTATCGCCTACGCCTTCTGGCGAATTCAGGCCCAACCTCTGGCCACCGTCGCCGCCGCCCCCCTGGACCGCGCCGCCCGCCGCCGCGCCGTGCGCGCCAGCATCCGCCACGACACCCGCGTGGTCATGCTGCGCCGCACCAGCCCTCTCGCCGAACCCACCGACGGCGAACCCAAGTGGCACTACCGGGTGCGGTTCGTTGTCCGCGGCCACTGGCGACGCCTCATCGACCGCGACGGCCACCCCTACCGCATCTGGATCAACGCCCACATCAAAGGCCCCGACGGGGCACCCCTGCTGCACGGCGAGAAAGTCGCCGTTCTCGCCCGCTGATTCCCTGCAACCCGCCGAAGGCCGCGCGACGCCCCCTCCACGGGCCCGCGCGGCCTTCGCCGTCCCCGCCCACCACCCGGCCACCGCTCTGAAGGAGTGACCAGTCATGACCACCCGCGTGCTGTCCGGGATCACCGTCGCGGTCGTCGGCGTCCTGCTGCTGTGCTCCGGACTGGCCACCACCCTGATCTTCGGCGGCGGCACCGGCGCCGCCGCGTGTGCCGCGATCGCCAGCGTCACGCCCACCGCACCGTCGGCGACGCGCAGCCCCGCCTCGGGCGGGATCGGTCCGATCGGTGACTGGAGCACCGAGCAGGTCGGCAACGCCGCCACCATCACCGCCGTCGGCATGCGTCTCGGCGTCCCGCCCCGCGGCTGGGTCATCGCCGTGGCCACCGCGATGCAGGAATCCTCGCTGATCAACACCCCGGGTGGGGACCGCGACTCGGTCGGCCTGTTCCAACAGCGGCCCTCCCAGGGCTGGGGCACCCCCGAGCAGCTACAGGACCCGCAGTACGCGGCGACGAAGTTCTACCAGAAGTTGCAGGCCGTCGACGGCTGGCAGGCGATGGCGCTGACCGAGGCCGCCCAGGCGGTGCAGCGGTCGGCCTACCCGGACGCCTACGCCAGGTGGGAACCCGACGCCACCCGCATCGTCACCGCCCTGACCGGGGTCACCGCCGGCCTGGCCACCTGCGGCGTGACCGTCAGCGCGCAGGGCTGGACCCAACCGGTGCACGCAGACGTCGGCTCCGGTTTCCGCACCGAGGACCGTCCCGGGCACGACGGCGTCGACCTGATCGTGGGCAAGGGCACCCCGATCCACGCCGCGTCCGCCGGCACCGTCACCGTCGTGCGCTGCAACGCCGTCGACGTGCGCACCGGCGCGGGCTGGGGCTGCGACCGCGACGGCGACCCCGCTCTCACCCGCGGCTGCGGCTGGTACGTCGACATCACCCACCCCGGTGGGGTGATCACCCGCTACTGCCACATGCTCACCCACCCCTCCGTCGCCGAGGGCCAACAGGTCGCGGCCGGTGACGTCATCGGCGTCTCCGGCAGCTCCGGCCACTCGTCCGGACCGCACCTGCACTTCGAGGTCCACCTCGGTGACCACACCTCCGCCACAGCCGTCGACCCGGTCGGCTTCATGGCCTCCGTCGGCGCGCCCCTCAACCAGTAGTCGCCATCGCGAACGCCGGCGGCGGCTGCGTGATCCACCCCCAGCTCGGTGGTCGGCCCACCCCGGGACGACCACCGCAACCCACATCCACACAACCCTGAGGAGGAAAAGCCCGTGAGCACACCCACGCTCATCGGTGTCGCCGCGTTCCGCGGCAGGTACACCGCCCGCTTGATCCAGTTCGGCGAGGATCCGCAGGTTCTGGTGCCGCTGCTGCGCCGGATCTGGACCGACAC
Above is a window of Micromonospora yangpuensis DNA encoding:
- a CDS encoding FAD-dependent monooxygenase, whose protein sequence is MTSTSRPRVAVVGGSLTGPVTALLLLHAGFDDVTVFEAAPASAPLGGGLIGLEHPALDVLDRLDIGQHEFVAHDSEAIVQMTIRDRHPAETIRRTYPGRNTTWTLLHHALTRRLPAGVLHSGMKVTALAEQAGQPVLRFRDGHTAPADLVVFADGRSSTGRRLLDPDRTLRYAGYVAHRGIADITPQPGLRDFLRLQPCPGAQFNLAPVPGGCDWTFYLNCTSTEYAQRFGADPTRRVFALPRHVSPAARTHVDTHADQLLPADHAAVVHATTTRMAVPVLDITPPDRMVWPVGGGHAVLLGDALAPVRPHTARGANNGIEQAAGLAAALTQHRKYGADLTAALHGWQRRHLPAAVAAVHRGPAIGHRLGLGTHQTAQ
- a CDS encoding histone-like nucleoid-structuring protein Lsr2 — protein: MATKTTAIVVDDLDGSTDDVGTYQFAFNGITYEIDLSAGNFDRMAAAFGPFITAGRRLPKQTRARRQHGTATGRTQSQEIRTWWWTANWQELNLPRPRTGGVIPATVRDAYHAAH
- a CDS encoding MarR family winged helix-turn-helix transcriptional regulator, coding for MPDPKRASVHAPHSSTPADGRRKGPAPMTSTPTNTAAPAPLAPSVAKVLAALHRLGEATAAAIATEAGLGYSTTTPKLRTLETAGLAEPSRNDTGRSLWRLTDTGRAHVEQGEHDEPAPESSTSDVDTVTTAAELEPRGDDTQVAGDAAGQDHDEQPAAEIPADGQPDAAQEQASPAAGDVEAAPDEAAEAEDTETDHGDDDDRSTADPDVPGATDDTDPATGTTPAANDTDVRPATPDGGPAGGATDSTTGDPAPEAPAATPATEAAGDSAQPSTRRASGSLRGAVLDILEANPGQQYKVSELCKLVDRANEGTGAKKASAGAVHNAAVKLVGTGRAVLAAEKPATFALADTTA
- a CDS encoding GGDEF domain-containing protein, producing the protein MSPILTSIVTAAGGILAGLALAAALLWRQQQALTRARYAADHDDTTGLPNRRALLAALTRATHADAPFGLVLLDLDGFKAVNDTLGHEAGNDVLTEVGRRLAALRGPVRLAARLSGDEFALLVTGGPDDVAATARAAWRAVGRHPVDLGTHAVALRASVGHTSAALGVSPRTLLHQADIAMYQAKQTGTGVHGATATTGHTGPPPGTRLRDLRRRR
- a CDS encoding M23 family metallopeptidase, yielding MTTRVLSGITVAVVGVLLLCSGLATTLIFGGGTGAAACAAIASVTPTAPSATRSPASGGIGPIGDWSTEQVGNAATITAVGMRLGVPPRGWVIAVATAMQESSLINTPGGDRDSVGLFQQRPSQGWGTPEQLQDPQYAATKFYQKLQAVDGWQAMALTEAAQAVQRSAYPDAYARWEPDATRIVTALTGVTAGLATCGVTVSAQGWTQPVHADVGSGFRTEDRPGHDGVDLIVGKGTPIHAASAGTVTVVRCNAVDVRTGAGWGCDRDGDPALTRGCGWYVDITHPGGVITRYCHMLTHPSVAEGQQVAAGDVIGVSGSSGHSSGPHLHFEVHLGDHTSATAVDPVGFMASVGAPLNQ